The Cololabis saira isolate AMF1-May2022 chromosome 18, fColSai1.1, whole genome shotgun sequence genome contains the following window.
GAGTGTAGATGGGaggtttaccccccccccccctccaaaaaaTAGGAAACAGCTAAGAAGCAAAAATGGAGGAGAGGGGGAAACAAAATGAAGGGACAGCAGTCATGATGGCACTCTGCTGCAAAGGAtgggtggaggagagagaatgAGGGTATGAATTTATGAGGCTGGAGCACTGCTGTCCCAGTGATACAGTGATAAGCTCGGAGTTCCCCTTTTCAGTTTCCAGAAGTTTAAAAGTTATTTATTGCTTTGGACCAAATTAATTTCACAGCTGCCCATGGAGTTGGCCACACAAACAGCACGAGTCAGCACCTCTTCtgagtagggctgtgcgattaatcgattttaaatctaaatcggatttattaatcaagaagatgttaagaaaaaggaaaatcaattttttactttgtttggtcaagaagattgtaaatgttgtcactttactaaactcaaggaggatttacagtatctttcagttgcacttcattcccaatagggaaatttgtttatttttctttcaaaataaagataaaatatttgaaacaatttattccattgtcttttgtagttttaccaaaaaaatcgaaatcgaaaatcgggtttacaggaaaaaaaaaaaaaaaacgggattttattttcgtccaaaatcgcccagccctacttctgAGCAATAAAACGATGCTAATAAGAAGATAACATTGTGACTGACAAGgagagtacacacacacacacacacacacacacacacacacacacacacacacacacacacacacacacacacacacacacacacacacacacacacacacacacacacacacacacacacacacacacacacacacacacacacacacacacacacacacacacacacacacacacacacacagctcaaaCTCACCTGTTTCATTTTCCTTGGGACTGGCGGACCCTTCGATGCTGCTCGTTTCATCTCCCTCCtcgtcctcttcctcatcctcgTCTTCTTCCTGTCCATTAGTGCAAATGTCCTGGTCCAAACCCGTCTCCTGGCTGGCAGAGGCTGAAATGCAGGACTCATCCTGGACTTCAGTGGACGCCTCACTGCTCTCTAACGTCTCAGAGCTCTCCGAAGCATCATCCTCCTGCTGCTCACGTTTCTTCTCCCTCTCATCCTCTCTCCTCAGTGTTGGAAGTGCATCTACTTGGTCCTCCGTCCGGGACAGACAGGCTGCGTCTGTGTGCGACGGTGGGACCGGTTGGAGGTTATAAGGCGTGACCAGGGGAAGTTTGGGTTTCTTGGACACTGCTGGGGGCTTCTGTTTGATCGGGGAGCTTTCACAGCTCCTCGGAGTACCGTCCTCATTATTATCTTCTCCTTGAAGAACAAAGTAACTCTGGTCCCCATAGTTTCCATTGATCACAGCGCTATCTTGTGTTTCATCTGTGATACTGCAGTCTAGTGTCAACTCCTCCAAAAACTTTGACACAGGTGATGGTGAGGAGCGATGCAGATCCTGTTCTAGAGAGATATTCATCACAGGTAACACGGTGGGATTCTCCTGCGTGTTAGATAAATCCAGGGTGTGAGGTTTCAGCCCCTGAAGGAGGTCCAACCCCATGTCGTGAGCTTTTATGTGGTCCATCTCCGTCTCTGGTCGCTTAACTGAACGGAGCTGAACACTCTGTAGTGCAAAAGGGGTAATAAGAGGCTTAGGTGACTTGGTAGGGCTGCTAGAAGGAGCTGGTTTAGAGGCCTCTTTGgctgtttttttaatataagaGGAGAAAGAAGCTGGGACAAAAGCTGGCAGTGGAGGAGGCGGAGGGGGGCCCAGCTCCGGGGGAGGCGGAGGGGGAGGGCTGAGGCTGCTGTTGAAGGATGAGCTGGGGGGGATCAGCATGTCGGGAGATGGAGGGGGAGGGAACTCTGGGGAAGTGGAGAAACCGGGGAGGAGGCTGAAGGAGGGATGCTGGGGAGTGTTTGGTAAGGGTggagggggagggggcgggggagAGGGGAACGCTGCGGGGACACTGGGTGGTGGAGGGGGAGGGAAGGGGGGAGGAGGGCTGAGAGGGGTGTTGGGGGCAGAAGAGGACACCTGAGGCGGCGGTGGAGGAGGACCCGAGCTCTTCAGAGAGTCTGACGTGTTGGAGGagagggaggtggaggaggaggagatggaaaCCGAGGAAAGGAGAGACGACTTCCTCTCCGGCACTTTGGGCTTGGACCGGCTGCCCGATGGAGACATGGACCTGACGAACGCCGGCACCGGGGTGCCGGCCGTGGGAGTGTTGGACTGACTGGAGTAGCCGCTGGAGGGGGACGTGAGCCGGTGCACCCGGTCCGGGGAGGAGCTGGACGCTTTGGGCTTGGCCGACACGCCTCCCACCTGGTCCGGAGCTCCGGCGGTCTGACTGTTGTTGTGAATCTCTCCTCCGTTCTGCAGGACTCCTCGGTGGACCCCGGCCGACATGTTGTCCGTGAGGTAAGCGGGAGGCGTCTGCGCCCGCTGGTCCCCGTTGCTGCGAGGGTAGTCCATGCAGTACGGCCAGGAGTCGGCGTAGTCGGAGCGCAGGCTGCTGGTGTCGCTGTGAGCCGGCGTCACGTGGCACAACGAGTACACGTTAGTCACACCAGAGTTGGTGTTAGCCACCAGCGACGCCGCAGAGCTCCCTGCACTGATGCTGCTCTGGCTGCGCGGCCGGAGCACCCAGGGGTCATCGTAGTCGCTGCTCGGGCTGTGGGAGGGTGAGGACAGCGAGGCGCCTCCCTTCCCTCCTCTCAACCCCATCTGGAGACTCTGCTGCAAGCTGGCGATGAGAGTTTCATTGAGCATGGTGCCGTTCTGCTCGTTGGCACCGCTGACGGCGCTCACACCGCCCAGGGGCTTCTTCCCTCCGGGCTTGCGTCTCAGTGAATCCGTCCGAGCTGGCGGTGGCGGAGGCTTCTTAGACTTGCGAAGAGAGATGCTGCGGGACAGAGAGCGGTCGCTGTACAGACTCGCCGAGTCTTCCTGATTGGCCATCTCGCGGCACTCGTACATGCTGTGTCTGGCGGCCCGTCCGGCCGTCGCCCCGTGCCCGCTGCCGTGGCTCCGGGAGCGCAGGCCCGAGTCCACGTGCATGGAGGTGTAGTATCCGTCGTTGTCCTGGGAATAGACGGAGCTGGAgtcggtggtggtcctggaggaGAGGTCCAGGCTGCTGTACAGCTGGTTGATGGGAGTGGAGCAGCTGGAGGTCAGAGCGCGGTGAGGAACCACCACGTTCTCCGGCGTGTCGTAAATCCACTGCTCCTCCGGCGGACAGGACGGCGGCGTGGGAGCCAGCGTGCTGCGACTGTGGACGCTGCTGTCCGAGTGACCCGACTCGCTAGCGGGCCCCGGCATCACCAGACCGTTCTCCTGCGGCGCGTGTTTCGGGGTAGAAGTGGCCGGGGCCGGGGAGGTGGAGCTGTGGGCGAAGGCAGCTGAACTCTGCTCGGCGTTGGTAGAGGAAGTCTGATTCTGCGGTCGAACCGAGCCGTAAGCTGAGACCGGCGACTGGGGTAAAAGGCCGCACTTGTTAAGGGCAATGACGTCGGCGGAGCTGGAAAGGGTGGCGTTGGGAATGTAAGAGGTGGAATAGGCAGCGTGAGGGGAGACGACACATGCCGGACCACCGCCCCACTCGCTGGACTGAGTCCTTTTGACCTCCTGAGACTTGGGCCGGGGCAAGGTGCTGGTCCTCGGGGCGTTTCTCAGGTGCACCGCTGTGTCGTCAACCTTAAACTTGCCCACGTGTCTCTGAGGCTCCTGCTCCGACTTGATGGGCGTGCTGCTGTAGATGGGATCAGCACTGAGGGAAACCCGGGCACCTTGTCGGGGCAGGCTGTGAAAACGGGAAGGGTCCCCGTTAAACTGATGCGGTAACATCAAGATCCCAGAGCTGTCGCTGCTGGATATGGAGATGCTTCCCGTGGAGGAGGAAGCAGAGATGCCGGCCATCTGGGCCGCGATGCCCTGGCCTCTCTGCGCCCGGATTCTCCTCATGGATGGCGGGACGACCTTCACTTCTTCTGTCTGGCAGCTGGAGTCTCTGGTCTCAGAGCGGAGCGATGAATTGACACTTCCAACTCGGCCCAAAGTCGAGTATTGTCCCGGGATGAACATGGAATGCGGCCGAAGCTCTCCACCCCGTCCTTTTGCTGCTGTGATACaaacggagaaaaaaaaagattaacatcTAACATGAAGCATCTCTTCTGTTTTTGCTGCACTagccttctttttcccctcgaTAACTTCCCTCTGCTGCTCTGGCTGTACCGTCAGTTAAACTGTGGTCACGGGGAAGCCAATTCATTTGAATTGGTGTAACTCTGTCGCATGCTTTAATAACTACCAGTCATCTTCATTAAGAGGGAAATGATCTGagaggaaacagagagatggAAAACAGACTCTAATGTGCTTTCCCCTCCAACTCAGGCTTGATCTTACTCTGATAGAAGGAAAACAGTCTCCCGGGATCCCAGACAAGCAGCTGGCATATACATGAGACATCCACAAAGACGCATGAGCATGCAGAATCATGTTGACATGCTCATGCATCGTCACCAACAACACAGCATAACACTGTGTGTAGAAACATGAACACAAACGCAGACATCACAAAAACCCATACTAACCATCCCGGCTGGCACAGAATTTGAAGAAAGGGTAAAATGAGAGAGGATGCGTAATGTGCGTTTCTCATTTGTGGTGGCTCTCCCCCGTTGATGCTTGTATTCCCAAACATTAACACTCCTgcgttggttttttttttcgctTCTTCACCCTCTCACTGTTCTTCTTCTGCTAAAAACCTGGACTGACAgcttggctgctgctgctgctgtgataGATTAAGCTGCAGGTCTACTTTGCAGGCAGCTCCAGTGCAGGCAGAGGGAGGGATGAGGCATTGGGACAATTACCCCAGCAGCCAGTAATCGGGACATTCGGATGCCGTGATCAATGGGGATGGTGCTAACCAGACGTTAAAGCTCTTTTGCCACTCAGCCTTGGTGATCTTTGAGATCACAGGGAGAAATGACATTCCCCTGAGAGGCTGCTACAAACTGACAGCTCAGTGACATGTAAATAAGCCGACACCGTCGGTGCACGGTGTCAGCTTCACACCCGATTACACTGAGTAACTACGGTTACGGGACCTCTGAACCTTCATGTTTGACATAAAGTCTTCAATTGTTCAGACAGTTTGAGTTTCTTTCAGTCTTGTAAATGAGGATGGGATGCCTCATAACATTAAcagcagtggtgtaaagtaactaagtacaagtacttcgttattgtacttaagtacgatttttgagaatttgtacttttattgatactttcatttttctgtacttttacttcgttacattttcaaggaaaaaaatcgtacttttaatccgctatatttaaaattggacacgtcgttactcgctacaaattaaagaacagcacagcgggggctgatttatggttccgcgttacaccggcgcagagctacggcgtagggtacaggccctgcgttggtgtaacgcggaaccataaatcagccttgagcggcagccgacgcgtgtccatgcgcatcattctttgattccaccccttctaaggtggttttggcatttaaaagttcaaaagtctcatccattatcagctggggttgcttaatgttgtcactgcatactacaggctgggggtggacctgtcagcggggccaatggggtacagcagcagtgatgagcaaagggagaaattaaaatggggtaatggaaacaaacactaaaggggtcagaataatatcaccattatttagagttgtaagcaaattcttggattcttcatttctttgcaattcttttgaaaataattttgtactttgaattttgtactttgtactttgtactttttacttttgtacttaagtacattttacaccatgtacttttggtactttattatatttacgttgaggtacttttatacttttacttaagtaatgttcttaatgggtactttttacttttacttaagtaattttcaagcagaaaatttgtacttttacttaagtacaatatttttgtactttttccacctctgattaACAGTGAATGTACATATGTAAAACACAAGTACCGGTAGATGATTTTCAGCATatagacacacacgcacacacaattcATAGGACAAATGAGAGTTGACAAAAAGCTTCTGTTTAAGCAAAATGAGAAAACTACTGGTGCTGTTGGTGTCTGGCTTGGATGTTGTTTAAGTGGGTGGAGGAGAACCAATGGGGACATATGATATGTAGAAGTAAAACAGTGAAAACGTAACAGCTGCAGGGCCCTGATCCAACACTTGTATGAGTAATCATATGAGCCAAGCTAAAGGGAGTGGTGAAAGGAGGAGGTGTGGTCATGCAGAGTGTTTGGTACAGGTCTGTGGACAGTAGAGGGCAACGTGCACCTCCACAGCGATTCATACCTAGCTCCTGGTTGATGTTGTCAGGCAGCCCTGATATAGTCTTTCTGCGTTTGACCTTCTTGGGCCGGCGGGACACGGTGTCAGTGTTAATGAGGGAGCGCCGGATGCTGGCCTGGCGGTCAAACACTGCCCCTGGTGGCCGGGAGGGCGAGAGCACAGGCAGGCGGACACACAGGCAAACAGCAGACGGTTAGTCGGAAAGAACAAACTCATCGACATGCAGAGAGTTTTACTTTTCTACGGTGGACATGCACGATCAATGGGGTCGGTTCaaccaaataataaaaaaaaacaccttcttTACCTCTCATTAGTTGTCTTTAGACATGAACGATGCATCTTTACATAAATGAATATACGATGAAAGTGTGTTGATGCTTTGtctattattattttcaacCCTGTAATTTTACAGCTGAAAAAGTCAACTATAACTTTTTAGTGCTCTCATCTGATCCACTAACAGagatttaaatgtaaaataaactttaaaaaaaaaggggatgCACTTTTTGATATTTCAAAGAGATGAccaagaaaacagtttttttaatgatttggtTGAATTTCACTTTTATGTTGTTCAATCACCAGCCAAAATGCATAAAATGATCAGTTTCACCTGCTTTTTTAATCACAAGCTTTCCCTTTAGAAAACTGCAAAGAGCCAGATTATCAAGTATTTGTTAAATAAGTTATCGCATCTTTGGCTGGTGGTTGATGTTTATTTCCAGTAACAAATATGAGAAAGTGAGGCGGAAACATCCGTGAAAGATCATGCTCTTGATACACACAtcacctggacacacacacagtattaaGCCAAGAGTTCACTTTCACACAGACAGACTGCATTTCATGCTACTCAACGCCGTTCTCACTCCGTTTAGTGTCCCTGGAGGAAAAGCAATATCTGGCTATGAACTGCGGGTCTCTGAGCTATCTGGCAGCTAGTGACGGGTTGCAGGCGTCATGGCAGCAGACAGTGATATGTGGGCTGAGAGTTTCTATTGCTCTCCCACTCCCAAAGTGCATTTCGCCAACAGAACCCAGTACTTAAAAATGGCTCAAggcctgttttttctttttctttcacggAGCTAAAAGATTAGTTCAGGCCTCGTTCTTTTGTGCTTCTTCTTTGGCATGAGGTGCAGGGGAGATTAGAAAATGCAAGTCCTTCAATGTGCTGCACTCAAGCGTGGAGTGTTCGCTTTGGACTGTTGCAAAGAAGCCAAAACAGCACGACCACTTCAGCTGTATCGATGCAAAACCTTCTTTATGTTCTCCAGCTTCTCCTTCTGACTTGTGCTTGACGACAAAACTGATGTGAAACAATTGAAATTAATCTTATTTGAATTAGATCCACTGCGCTCTTGCCAGGATCAGTGCTAGTCCATTTCAGCTGCATTCAGTTCTGTTAATATTACATATTTTTACATCTTATGGGCATTTTTATCTGTGTGCTGGAATGTGATGGAAGTAAAATGATTCTTATGTCACAGTTGGAGCCTTTACTCTTTAGTCAAACATCTTCTCACCTGATTGTGCATGTACGTTTAACCTAATATACAATTTCACCCTgaatctgtatttatttatttgttcttgTGGTGGAGATGACGATGGCAAAGGATCCACTAAAAGGGCCTTGTTTCTTGAAATCTCTCTGCATATGTATTTTATACTCTCTCCAGCATTAACCttaacaacaggaagatgatttATTTAGTTGTATGTGAGGAGTGAGGCCACTTTAAGCTGTCTTTAGTGTCTGAAGGATGAGAAGAGTGAAGTTAAACTGGCCCTGACCTCAGCAGAAGATGTTGAGGTTAGAAACTCCACCACTGATTTGATCCCCAAAATAACCTCAGAACAGAATCTTACAAGCTTGCGTTCAATATTTAGCAAGATGACATGTTATAAACAGTTtgcatattattattaacataaGTGGATTGAAGTAATTAGTGGAGGAAAGCACTGAAAATGATGGCAGTCTGAAGGGAATTGTGTTGACATGTGTTCCTCTTTTAAACGGGTGGTGATCTGACGTAAAGCCAGAGAGAagccgtgacccctgcatgagcTGTCAGACTGTTTTCACACACAAGTGCTCGCTCACACATGCGTGGAAGAAAGGTGAAGGTCAGACTGAGACGGTAACGGAGGAGGTGGACGTCCGTGACTGACAGGTTTGTACTTTTCTCTCAGTGGATACATTAGCTGATTAGACTGCATCCCTTCAGCTTCAGAGGTGCGCATAAAGGAACAGTCTGACATttacgtttgtttttatttagctGGATTATATAAAGTGAGGAGACaaatcaataaagaaacatgCTCACAAGACATAGAGGGttatttttggttgctggaagCCAGCTGTTAACATGTCaacatgatgtgtttgagttcttAACACAcccattttaattaaatgttaCTAACAAATAATTCTTGATAATAGAACCTATTTccaaaaatgtcagaaaattcCTTTATGACAAAAGAGCATGATTGTTGATGAGGAGTTAGTggggaaaataaagaaaaaaggtaaaagatGCCACACTTGATTATGTCTAATTCCACTTAAAACTGGTGTGTCCTCAGATACTACTGATGATTGGTTGGTTCTGGCTACAGGTGGGCCGAGGGGCGGCTGAGCGGGGATGAGTACCTGTGACGTTGATGGCGACGATGGCCGTGGGCACGGCCTGAGCCGCCTGCCTCATCCTCTCCTCCGGGGTGGGGAGGGGCATGGCCTTGTTCCATGCCAGCTGTCCGTCAACTTCTGACACCTCACCCGCCTCACCCCCTCGCTGCGGCGTCTGAGACCTCATGGAGAGCTGAGACTTGTCATCTTCCATCGATGAAGCTGTGGACTAGAGGAGCAAAGCAGGTGTCATGTcatgaaaggaaacaaaaaaaaagattgatctAATAACAACTGAACAGGGCGGACATAATATAACTGTCCATAACTGGTTTAATGTGACAGATTGTTCACATTAAACCAACAGATACTTCAATACAACACAATGCTTTGACCTTCAGATGATGGGGATGCTATAAATATGTTGCGTGATCGGTGTGATCCAAATGGAAATGATCTCTCCGACTGTCATTAGGTGTAAACTACACAGGAAAGAGATTTGTGTATTAAACTTATAGTAAGAAATCTAAGATTTGTGTAAAggggctttcacatagagggcgccgctggctttcccattcattgtgtatgtgctgccgccaCGCAAGGGCACAAGGCTCTGCCACCGAGCTCGGTGGCGCGCAAGAGGGCGCATGCCGCCGctgcgaattgaacattttttaatttcaccgtgcgccccgtgacgacatctcggcacgtccaatacgagagaaggtggtggagggtgaaaaaaaacttgcaggttgtagatcagagacgatcaacatggaggaaagaatgatcttggctgtgagtctgtgaggagtgtgggatgagactgcaggcctatcaaTAAAAACCGACAAAAGTGgtgagaaatctcccagaatttggacataccaggtttgtttaaaagtggtagaaatgtgatattcttttgctcttttaacaataaaatgttagtttaaaataaaatatagcatttccatgcctcatatcaggatcaattgaatcatttatcaatatatggttataaAAAGACCACGTGTCAATACTTTTGTAAACTGAAGCACATACTGTACTACATGTCCACTCATTATATCTAATAATCTagatgactgacatgagctaaaaaacaacacagatcagaaaggttttttaataaaatatgtttttaactatttacagtggatggacttgaagaaaaaaatggaaaaacttgAGGGACAGATATataaaggagagggagggaggccaGGCGTCCAGTTGCAGTGATGAAGCCTGAAGTTGGTTGATCCTGCTGAGGCTCCAACTCTCCCCAACAGGctcaaactgctccctgttcagcctgaagtagaaactgatcatggagctgtagctccaacgagcctggattcccccaaatcccgtcttcatgaggatttcatggacctcctgctgctgctcgtctcctcctcagaagaagaactaaatccagggcttttctttgaagaagggacagatgcattttgcaaaccgagctgtagctactgtacgtccaaatgagtgggaaaacggcaccagaccggaaaaacttttttcggtccccaagcaacttgcaacaaatatgtacgcgaTGCGCACGCTGCTCTGTGCTGAGTCTGCGCCCACCCCGGCGGTgtgcgcggcgcaaaccgcgttctatgtgaaaaCCCCTAAAGAGTTTTCAGTGTTGGTCAAGAAAGAGAGAGTGCATCAGTGCTTTTAAAGGAAagcaggg
Protein-coding sequences here:
- the nhsl1b gene encoding NHS-like protein 1 isoform X5; its protein translation is MPFQQRSVQPRCVSRLAARDGCRPREHAGRRKLKKTVLYSSLDEVGCHTLVNIIHQLSELSRHASDIFLDIEMEAGLVFRRSCRIQGRLHILQNEVRKLDHKKVKIPVSNLDEESKWTVHYTAPWHQQENVFLPGSRPPCVEDLHRQAKVNLKTALRECDKLRKDGFRSSQYYSQGPTFSDPLQSTGSLQDDEDDEIDRQSTASSMEDDKSQLSMRSQTPQRGGEAGEVSEVDGQLAWNKAMPLPTPEERMRQAAQAVPTAIVAINVTAAKGRGGELRPHSMFIPGQYSTLGRVGSVNSSLRSETRDSSCQTEEVKVVPPSMRRIRAQRGQGIAAQMAGISASSSTGSISISSSDSSGILMLPHQFNGDPSRFHSLPRQGARVSLSADPIYSSTPIKSEQEPQRHVGKFKVDDTAVHLRNAPRTSTLPRPKSQEVKRTQSSEWGGGPACVVSPHAAYSTSYIPNATLSSSADVIALNKCGLLPQSPVSAYGSVRPQNQTSSTNAEQSSAAFAHSSTSPAPATSTPKHAPQENGLVMPGPASESGHSDSSVHSRSTLAPTPPSCPPEEQWIYDTPENVVVPHRALTSSCSTPINQLYSSLDLSSRTTTDSSSVYSQDNDGYYTSMHVDSGLRSRSHGSGHGATAGRAARHSMYECREMANQEDSASLYSDRSLSRSISLRKSKKPPPPPARTDSLRRKPGGKKPLGGVSAVSGANEQNGTMLNETLIASLQQSLQMGLRGGKGGASLSSPSHSPSSDYDDPWVLRPRSQSSISAGSSAASLVANTNSGVTNVYSLCHVTPAHSDTSSLRSDYADSWPYCMDYPRSNGDQRAQTPPAYLTDNMSAGVHRGVLQNGGEIHNNSQTAGAPDQVGGVSAKPKASSSSPDRVHRLTSPSSGYSSQSNTPTAGTPVPAFVRSMSPSGSRSKPKVPERKSSLLSSVSISSSSTSLSSNTSDSLKSSGPPPPPPQVSSSAPNTPLSPPPPFPPPPPPSVPAAFPSPPPPPPPPLPNTPQHPSFSLLPGFSTSPEFPPPPSPDMLIPPSSSFNSSLSPPPPPPPELGPPPPPPLPAFVPASFSSYIKKTAKEASKPAPSSSPTKSPKPLITPFALQSVQLRSVKRPETEMDHIKAHDMGLDLLQGLKPHTLDLSNTQENPTVLPVMNISLEQDLHRSSPSPVSKFLEELTLDCSITDETQDSAVINGNYGDQSYFVLQGEDNNEDGTPRSCESSPIKQKPPAVSKKPKLPLVTPYNLQPVPPSHTDAACLSRTEDQVDALPTLRREDEREKKREQQEDDASESSETLESSEASTEVQDESCISASASQETGLDQDICTNGQEEDEDEEEDEEGDETSSIEGSASPKENETGEVFESSASESSPTSSVNGENMVTPTPTRPRTTEDLFAVIHRSKRKILGRKESDEEKSRGGGLPQSPPSTPTATSPGSASSLPRQMGSIQRNLRKSSTSSDSFKALLLKKGSRCETSFRMSATEMLRTTDPRSQRTRSESSLDAASPSSSAAPNSPSSPLGRGKRTTDEWSRYEAFAFSSPTLSPFSMSGSKYGRSRTPPSAASSKYNARCRILSSPMTVICEREGELAESEYGDTADSPSEPALQTLTALRDSNGT
- the nhsl1b gene encoding NHS-like protein 1 isoform X6; protein product: MVFIGTSLKSIIKYFKWKAVSNLDEESKWTVHYTAPWHQQENVFLPGSRPPCVEDLHRQAKVNLKTALRECDKLRKDGFRSSQYYSQGPTFSDPLQSTGSLQDDEDDEIDRQSTASSMEDDKSQLSMRSQTPQRGGEAGEVSEVDGQLAWNKAMPLPTPEERMRQAAQAVPTAIVAINVTGAVFDRQASIRRSLINTDTVSRRPKKVKRRKTISGLPDNINQELAAKGRGGELRPHSMFIPGQYSTLGRVGSVNSSLRSETRDSSCQTEEVKVVPPSMRRIRAQRGQGIAAQMAGISASSSTGSISISSSDSSGILMLPHQFNGDPSRFHSLPRQGARVSLSADPIYSSTPIKSEQEPQRHVGKFKVDDTAVHLRNAPRTSTLPRPKSQEVKRTQSSEWGGGPACVVSPHAAYSTSYIPNATLSSSADVIALNKCGLLPQSPVSAYGSVRPQNQTSSTNAEQSSAAFAHSSTSPAPATSTPKHAPQENGLVMPGPASESGHSDSSVHSRSTLAPTPPSCPPEEQWIYDTPENVVVPHRALTSSCSTPINQLYSSLDLSSRTTTDSSSVYSQDNDGYYTSMHVDSGLRSRSHGSGHGATAGRAARHSMYECREMANQEDSASLYSDRSLSRSISLRKSKKPPPPPARTDSLRRKPGGKKPLGGVSAVSGANEQNGTMLNETLIASLQQSLQMGLRGGKGGASLSSPSHSPSSDYDDPWVLRPRSQSSISAGSSAASLVANTNSGVTNVYSLCHVTPAHSDTSSLRSDYADSWPYCMDYPRSNGDQRAQTPPAYLTDNMSAGVHRGVLQNGGEIHNNSQTAGAPDQVGGVSAKPKASSSSPDRVHRLTSPSSGYSSQSNTPTAGTPVPAFVRSMSPSGSRSKPKVPERKSSLLSSVSISSSSTSLSSNTSDSLKSSGPPPPPPQVSSSAPNTPLSPPPPFPPPPPPSVPAAFPSPPPPPPPPLPNTPQHPSFSLLPGFSTSPEFPPPPSPDMLIPPSSSFNSSLSPPPPPPPELGPPPPPPLPAFVPASFSSYIKKTAKEASKPAPSSSPTKSPKPLITPFALQSVQLRSVKRPETEMDHIKAHDMGLDLLQGLKPHTLDLSNTQENPTVLPVMNISLEQDLHRSSPSPVSKFLEELTLDCSITDETQDSAVINGNYGDQSYFVLQGEDNNEDGTPRSCESSPIKQKPPAVSKKPKLPLVTPYNLQPVPPSHTDAACLSRTEDQVDALPTLRREDEREKKREQQEDDASESSETLESSEASTEVQDESCISASASQETGLDQDICTNGQEEDEDEEEDEEGDETSSIEGSASPKENETGEVFESSASESSPTSSVNGENMVTPTPTRPRTTEDLFAVIHRSKRKILGRKESDEEKSRGGGLPQSPPSTPTATSPGSASSLPRQMGSIQRNLRKSSTSSDSFKALLLKKGSRCETSFRMSATEMLRTTDPRSQRTRSESSLDAASPSSSAAPNSPSSPLGRGKRTTDEWSRYEAFAFSSPTLSPFSMSGSKYGRSRTPPSAASSKYNARCRILSSPMTVICEREGELAESEYGDTADSPSEPALQTLTALRDSNGT